A single genomic interval of Nostoc commune NIES-4072 harbors:
- a CDS encoding pentapeptide repeat-containing protein, giving the protein MKLKIVATVALLACFGFAEQALALNQLDLDQLKATSACPRCNLSGADLTKLNLTGANLRGADLSGATLSQANLTNADLTGANLESALLNWVNLSGASLTGANLKSASLENADLSNAGFISANLEAANLKNAKLQFTNFRGANFRLTTLANGVITSDKPYGWSLERQNPRECNEFQPENTPGTTCYSK; this is encoded by the coding sequence ATGAAACTCAAGATTGTCGCTACCGTTGCCCTGTTAGCTTGTTTTGGGTTTGCAGAGCAAGCCCTTGCATTAAATCAGCTAGATTTGGATCAGCTGAAGGCAACAAGTGCCTGTCCTAGATGTAATTTGAGTGGTGCTGACCTAACTAAACTGAATCTAACTGGAGCAAATTTGCGAGGGGCTGACTTGAGTGGTGCTACATTATCTCAAGCTAATCTTACGAATGCCGATCTTACTGGTGCAAATTTAGAAAGTGCGCTTTTAAATTGGGTCAATCTCAGTGGTGCTTCTTTAACAGGTGCAAATTTAAAATCAGCATCTCTGGAAAATGCCGATTTGTCTAATGCCGGTTTCATCAGCGCTAATTTGGAAGCAGCAAACTTAAAAAACGCCAAATTGCAGTTTACCAATTTTCGGGGGGCTAACTTCCGACTAACAACTTTGGCTAATGGTGTCATTACCTCCGACAAACCTTATGGCTGGTCGTTAGAGCGTCAGAATCCTAGAGAATGTAACGAGTTTCAACCCGAAAATACTCCAGGCACAACCTGTTATTCAAAATAA
- a CDS encoding M20 family metallopeptidase, with amino-acid sequence MLTRIKDLAAKLAPRLIEIRRHIHSHPELSGQEYQTAAFVAGVLSSSGLHVQEGVGKTGVIGELQGTNENDHLLAIRTDMDALPIQEGTNLEYASRADGIMHACGHDVHTTVGLGTAMVLSQIAEELGGKVRFLFQPAEEIAQGASWMVKDGAMENVSAVLGVHVFPSIPAGSIGVRYGALTAAADDLEILIMGESGHGARPHEAIDAIWIACQVITALQQAISRTQNPLRPVVLSIGKINGGRAPNIIADKVQLLGTVRSLHPETRAHLPNWIENIVANVCHTYGAKYQVNYRQGVPSVQNDYTLTQLLQSAAEEAWSSDRVQVLPEPSLGAEDFSMYLEHVPGSMFRLGVGYKERMINHPLHHPQFEVDESAIITGVVTMAYTAYKYCQQNS; translated from the coding sequence ATGCTTACCCGTATAAAAGACTTAGCAGCAAAACTAGCGCCTCGCTTAATTGAAATTCGCCGCCACATCCACTCTCACCCAGAACTCAGCGGCCAAGAGTACCAAACAGCAGCTTTTGTGGCTGGTGTTTTGTCTTCCAGTGGTCTGCACGTACAAGAAGGAGTTGGCAAAACGGGCGTAATTGGAGAACTGCAAGGCACTAACGAAAATGACCATTTATTGGCAATTCGCACCGATATGGATGCCTTGCCAATTCAAGAGGGGACTAATTTAGAATATGCTTCTCGTGCAGATGGTATTATGCACGCCTGTGGTCACGATGTCCATACCACCGTGGGCTTAGGAACGGCAATGGTACTGTCCCAAATCGCTGAAGAGTTAGGTGGGAAAGTGCGATTTTTATTTCAACCAGCTGAAGAAATTGCTCAAGGGGCAAGCTGGATGGTAAAAGATGGGGCGATGGAAAATGTCTCAGCTGTATTAGGGGTTCATGTTTTCCCTTCTATACCCGCAGGATCTATTGGCGTGCGTTACGGGGCATTAACAGCCGCAGCTGATGATTTAGAGATTCTGATTATGGGAGAATCTGGGCACGGAGCGCGTCCCCATGAGGCGATTGATGCGATTTGGATTGCTTGTCAAGTAATTACTGCACTGCAACAAGCCATCAGCCGGACGCAGAATCCCTTGCGTCCTGTAGTATTGAGCATAGGTAAGATTAATGGTGGCAGAGCGCCGAATATAATTGCTGATAAAGTGCAGTTATTGGGAACCGTGCGATCGCTCCATCCCGAAACCCGGGCCCATCTACCAAACTGGATTGAAAATATTGTAGCTAATGTCTGCCATACCTACGGGGCAAAATATCAAGTCAATTATCGCCAGGGTGTACCCAGTGTCCAAAATGATTATACCCTAACGCAATTGTTACAATCAGCCGCAGAAGAAGCTTGGAGTAGCGATCGCGTTCAAGTCTTACCCGAACCTTCCCTTGGTGCTGAAGATTTTTCTATGTATTTGGAACACGTTCCTGGTTCTATGTTTCGCTTGGGTGTCGGCTATAAAGAAAGAATGATTAACCACCCCTTACACCATCCCCAATTTGAAGTTGATGAATCTGCAATTATCACCGGGGTTGTAACAATGGCATACACCGCTTATAAATACTGTCAGCAAAACTCGTAA
- a CDS encoding hemerythrin domain-containing protein yields the protein MVTTLDDTKRNAIAIKLASIKALQQLVIENERLLLTQGLDAEIGDRIRNFLNDDEKNLGILETVIGQYGIQAEPKKNVTQFIEKARELFKGSELSLYEKVSQHELLKHQLVMSGLIVHKAAQKVGADVLLAIGPLNTINFENRAHQEQLKGILEILGVREFTGQDADQGIWARVQDAMAAVSGVVGSAVTQTSDKSDLNIQDVIRLDHNKVNTLFTELLQSDNPQKIQEYFGQIYKDLTAHAEAEEEVVYPRVRPFYGQDNTQELFDEQAEMKRVLDQIKAISPSSSEFKDQVRKLMEAVGDHIRQEESTMFAAIRNNLSSDQSEQLATEFKAAKTKIQEKLGVVSESNV from the coding sequence ATGGTAACTACTTTAGATGATACGAAACGCAATGCTATTGCTATAAAATTGGCAAGTATCAAAGCACTTCAACAGTTGGTTATCGAAAATGAGAGATTGCTTTTGACGCAAGGACTTGATGCCGAAATTGGCGATCGCATCCGCAATTTCCTCAACGATGACGAAAAAAATCTTGGCATTCTGGAAACTGTAATTGGTCAGTATGGCATTCAGGCTGAACCCAAAAAAAATGTTACACAATTCATTGAGAAAGCTCGTGAATTGTTCAAAGGTTCTGAATTGAGCCTGTATGAAAAAGTATCTCAGCATGAATTGCTGAAACATCAACTAGTAATGAGTGGCTTGATAGTTCACAAGGCTGCTCAAAAAGTTGGTGCTGATGTTTTGTTAGCGATCGGGCCTTTAAACACCATTAACTTTGAGAACCGCGCTCACCAAGAACAACTCAAAGGTATCCTAGAAATCTTGGGTGTTCGTGAATTCACTGGACAAGATGCAGATCAAGGAATTTGGGCGCGTGTTCAAGACGCTATGGCTGCGGTAAGTGGTGTAGTAGGTAGTGCTGTTACCCAAACCAGTGACAAGAGCGATCTGAATATCCAGGATGTCATTCGTCTGGATCACAACAAGGTAAATACCCTATTTACCGAACTTCTGCAAAGCGACAATCCACAGAAGATTCAAGAGTACTTCGGTCAAATTTATAAGGATCTAACTGCTCACGCTGAAGCTGAAGAGGAAGTAGTGTACCCAAGAGTACGTCCTTTCTATGGTCAAGATAACACCCAAGAATTGTTTGACGAGCAAGCTGAAATGAAGCGGGTGTTAGATCAAATTAAAGCTATCAGCCCTTCGTCATCTGAATTCAAAGATCAAGTTAGAAAGCTTATGGAAGCTGTTGGCGACCACATTCGTCAAGAAGAAAGCACAATGTTTGCTGCTATTCGTAACAACTTGAGCAGCGATCAAAGTGAGCAACTGGCTACTGAATTCAAAGCCGCTAAGACCAAAATTCAAGAGAAATTAGGCGTTGTTAGCGAATCGAATGTGTAG
- the typA gene encoding translational GTPase TypA yields the protein MTLPIRNVAIIAHVDHGKTTLVDALLKQSGIFREGEDVPDCVMDSNALERERGITILSKNTAVRYKETLINIVDTPGHADFGGEVERVLGMVDGCLLIVDANEGPMPQTRFVLKKALEKGLRPIVVINKIDRGQADPHVAVDKVLDLFLELGADEDQCDFPYLFASGMGGFAKESLEAESVDMQPLFNAILKHVPSPVGDRNKPLQLQVTTLDYSEYLGRIVIGRIHNGTIRSGQQAALVTENGTIVKGKITKLMGFEGLKRVDMEEATAGYIVAVAGFADAYIGETITDPNEPQALPLIKVDEPTLQMAFWVNDSPFAGQEGKLVTSRQIRDRLFRELETNVALRVEETDSPDKFLVSGRGELHLGILIETMRREGFEFQVSQPQVIYREINGQPCEPYELLVLDIPADGVGSCIERLGQRKGEMQDMQPGSGDRTQLEFVIPARGLIGFRGEFMRMTRGEGIMNHSFLDYRPISGDIEARNKGVLISFEEGVSTFYAMRNAEDRGAFFITPGTKVYRGMIVGEHNRSQDLELNICKTKQLTNHRAAGGDELVQLQAPIDMSLERALEYIGPDELVEVTPQSIRLRKMSKKLAKR from the coding sequence ATGACGCTCCCAATTCGCAACGTCGCCATTATCGCCCACGTTGACCACGGCAAAACCACGCTGGTTGACGCACTCCTCAAACAATCCGGCATTTTCCGCGAAGGCGAAGACGTTCCGGATTGCGTTATGGACTCCAACGCCCTAGAACGGGAACGGGGTATTACGATCCTGTCTAAAAATACGGCGGTTCGCTACAAAGAAACACTAATTAATATTGTTGATACTCCTGGACACGCTGACTTTGGTGGCGAAGTTGAACGCGTACTCGGCATGGTTGACGGATGTCTTCTGATTGTCGATGCCAATGAAGGCCCCATGCCCCAAACACGCTTTGTTCTCAAAAAAGCTTTAGAAAAAGGGCTGCGCCCCATCGTTGTAATCAACAAAATCGATCGCGGACAAGCTGACCCCCACGTTGCTGTTGATAAAGTATTGGATCTGTTCTTGGAATTAGGGGCAGATGAAGACCAGTGTGATTTTCCTTATCTGTTTGCTTCTGGGATGGGAGGTTTTGCTAAAGAAAGCTTAGAAGCAGAATCGGTAGACATGCAACCCCTGTTTAACGCGATTCTGAAACACGTTCCATCACCAGTAGGCGATCGCAATAAGCCTCTGCAATTACAAGTCACAACCCTAGATTATTCTGAATATCTGGGACGGATTGTAATTGGCAGAATTCACAACGGTACTATCCGTTCAGGACAACAAGCAGCTTTAGTTACAGAAAATGGCACTATTGTCAAGGGTAAAATTACCAAGTTGATGGGCTTTGAAGGACTCAAGCGCGTAGACATGGAAGAAGCAACCGCAGGTTATATTGTGGCGGTGGCTGGTTTCGCTGATGCTTATATTGGGGAAACGATTACTGATCCCAATGAACCGCAAGCTTTACCACTAATTAAAGTGGATGAACCAACCTTGCAAATGGCTTTCTGGGTGAATGATTCGCCCTTTGCTGGTCAAGAAGGCAAGTTGGTAACATCAAGACAAATACGCGATCGCCTATTCCGCGAACTTGAAACCAACGTTGCTTTGCGTGTCGAAGAAACCGATTCTCCTGATAAATTCCTCGTTTCCGGTCGTGGAGAACTCCACTTGGGTATCTTAATTGAAACCATGCGCCGGGAAGGCTTCGAGTTTCAAGTATCTCAGCCACAGGTAATTTACCGCGAAATCAACGGTCAACCTTGCGAACCTTACGAACTCTTGGTGTTAGACATTCCTGCTGATGGTGTGGGTAGCTGTATTGAACGCTTGGGACAACGCAAAGGCGAAATGCAAGATATGCAACCAGGTAGTGGCGATCGCACCCAGTTAGAGTTTGTGATTCCCGCCCGTGGATTGATTGGTTTCCGGGGTGAATTCATGCGGATGACTCGTGGCGAAGGCATCATGAACCACAGCTTCTTAGACTACCGTCCAATCAGTGGTGATATTGAAGCTCGTAACAAAGGCGTTTTAATCTCCTTTGAAGAAGGCGTTTCTACTTTCTACGCCATGAGAAATGCCGAAGATAGGGGAGCATTCTTTATTACTCCCGGCACAAAAGTTTACAGAGGTATGATTGTCGGAGAACACAATCGTTCCCAAGATTTGGAATTGAATATCTGTAAGACCAAGCAGTTAACCAACCACCGGGCTGCTGGTGGCGATGAATTAGTGCAACTGCAAGCACCGATAGACATGAGCCTAGAGCGTGCTTTGGAATACATTGGCCCCGATGAATTGGTGGAAGTTACACCTCAATCAATTCGTCTGCGGAAGATGTCGAAGAAGTTAGCGAAACGGTAA
- a CDS encoding YgiT-type zinc finger protein produces the protein MRKSTEIILDSPFIQVRAFKHRDGFVILEDVTIGVCDTCGNRYYSANILHAVHAVATGAKPPERTEQIPVTHLESA, from the coding sequence TTGAGAAAATCAACTGAAATAATATTAGACTCTCCCTTCATCCAAGTCAGAGCATTTAAACATAGAGATGGATTTGTCATCCTCGAAGATGTGACGATTGGTGTTTGTGATACCTGTGGCAATCGGTACTATTCTGCCAATATTCTTCATGCGGTTCATGCTGTTGCAACTGGAGCGAAACCCCCTGAAAGAACCGAACAAATTCCGGTCACTCATCTAGAATCAGCATAA
- a CDS encoding DUF5615 family PIN-like protein → MSQICFYLDEDAGKKSLANGLRNAGIDVMTTAEADRLGSSDASQLIWAMEQRRVIYSFNVGDFCRLHKAYLEQQQKHSGIVLAPKQSYSIGEQLRGLLKLVESMKAEDMANQLVFLRKYIENF, encoded by the coding sequence GTGAGTCAAATTTGCTTTTATTTAGATGAAGATGCTGGCAAGAAATCTTTAGCTAATGGCTTACGCAATGCAGGGATTGATGTAATGACAACGGCTGAAGCAGATAGATTAGGATCATCTGATGCTAGCCAATTAATCTGGGCAATGGAACAGAGACGGGTTATTTATAGCTTCAATGTTGGTGATTTTTGTCGATTGCATAAAGCTTATCTCGAACAGCAACAAAAGCATTCAGGTATTGTACTTGCTCCCAAGCAGAGCTATTCAATTGGAGAACAATTGCGAGGATTGTTGAAGTTGGTAGAAAGTATGAAAGCCGAGGATATGGCAAATCAATTAGTGTTTCTGAGAAAATATATTGAAAATTTTTAA
- a CDS encoding DUF433 domain-containing protein, translating to MVAIVDIGTLIVRTPQIIGGRPCIAGTRMTVQNIVMDSQAGLSPQDIVTEYPHLSLAQVYAALAYYYANQEAMDREIALYQAECNALETKWMSGNCT from the coding sequence ATGGTGGCAATAGTTGATATTGGAACCCTAATTGTGAGGACACCTCAAATTATTGGAGGTCGCCCTTGCATTGCTGGTACGCGCATGACGGTTCAAAACATTGTAATGGATTCTCAAGCAGGCTTATCTCCTCAAGATATTGTTACAGAATATCCACATTTATCTCTAGCGCAAGTTTATGCGGCGCTTGCCTATTACTATGCTAATCAGGAGGCAATGGATAGAGAAATTGCTTTATATCAAGCAGAATGTAATGCGCTGGAAACGAAGTGGATGTCAGGTAATTGTACGTGA
- a CDS encoding DUF29 domain-containing protein, with translation MTITTKLKQLYETDEDLWLEETIELLKQKQFHKLDLENLIEELISLGKKDLAKAKSLLRQIIIHILLLQYWQVEYERNSRHWIGEIKTFRYDLNNHLTTNLINKLQDDLENIYQSAVEFVKIKTDLTIFLEKCPYTLVQLLDENYLP, from the coding sequence ATGACAATTACTACAAAATTAAAACAACTCTATGAAACCGATGAGGATTTATGGTTGGAAGAAACTATTGAATTATTAAAACAAAAACAATTTCACAAACTTGATTTAGAAAACTTAATTGAGGAATTAATCAGCTTGGGAAAAAAAGATTTAGCTAAAGCCAAAAGTCTTTTAAGGCAAATTATTATTCATATATTATTACTCCAATATTGGCAGGTGGAATATGAAAGAAACTCTCGTCATTGGATTGGAGAAATTAAAACCTTCAGATATGACTTAAATAATCATTTAACGACAAATTTAATAAACAAGTTACAGGACGATTTAGAGAATATTTATCAAAGTGCGGTTGAGTTTGTGAAAATTAAAACCGATTTAACTATTTTTCTAGAAAAGTGTCCTTACACTCTTGTCCAATTATTGGATGAAAATTATTTACCTTAA
- a CDS encoding Uma2 family endonuclease: protein MKNIGLTQGKITVPESTTLEEFLKLPYIEESPAWEYINGEVIQKPMGGAKHSLLQKRLVAVIDELGSNYEAFPELRCTCGNRSVVPDVVVISSNQIPLDESGDIISNGIDFAPPWVIEILSPAQSQTKVTGNILHCLRNGSQLGWLIDPSERCILVYQPNSLPDLLAGKDILPVLKDLNLTLSVNEVFAWLQRKV from the coding sequence ATGAAAAATATTGGGTTGACGCAAGGAAAAATTACAGTTCCAGAAAGCACGACTCTAGAAGAGTTCTTAAAACTTCCATACATTGAAGAGTCACCAGCTTGGGAATATATTAACGGAGAGGTAATTCAGAAACCTATGGGAGGGGCTAAACACAGTTTATTGCAAAAACGTTTAGTTGCAGTGATTGATGAGTTGGGCAGTAACTATGAAGCCTTTCCTGAATTGCGCTGTACCTGTGGTAATCGTTCAGTAGTTCCTGATGTGGTTGTGATCTCTAGCAATCAAATACCACTGGATGAGAGCGGTGATATTATTAGCAACGGTATTGATTTTGCACCCCCTTGGGTCATCGAAATTCTTTCCCCTGCTCAAAGTCAAACGAAAGTAACTGGCAATATTTTACACTGTTTGAGAAATGGCAGTCAGCTAGGATGGTTAATTGATCCAAGTGAACGCTGTATTTTAGTTTATCAGCCTAATTCTTTACCAGATTTGTTAGCAGGAAAAGATATATTACCAGTGTTAAAAGATTTGAATTTGACGCTCTCTGTTAATGAAGTCTTTGCTTGGTTACAGCGTAAAGTTTGA
- a CDS encoding ribbon-helix-helix domain-containing protein — MSISLTPDQERFIQTKLQSGKYSSAEEALEIALRSLDEYDRADAKWVEDVRKKIDAAILASDQTPLIDGETFVNQILKRFR; from the coding sequence ATGAGCATCAGTCTGACACCCGATCAAGAACGCTTTATTCAAACCAAGCTCCAGTCAGGGAAATATAGCTCCGCAGAAGAAGCCCTTGAAATTGCCTTACGGTCGCTTGATGAATACGATCGCGCCGATGCTAAATGGGTCGAAGATGTGCGAAAAAAAATTGATGCGGCGATTTTAGCTTCAGACCAAACGCCTCTTATTGACGGAGAGACATTCGTAAACCAAATTCTAAAGCGGTTTCGATAA
- a CDS encoding DUF58 domain-containing protein: protein MKIIKPITNWLETRASAPAYGGWVLAATAICFFGAGINTMAGWLYAISGISFALLGVAAILPPRSLTNLSITRRPIQPVSAGDDLTVELEIRNQTQQPVSLLQVEDILPFVLGKPVQKAIETIPRQGSYRWVYYHPTQRRGVYRWHTVELGSGAPLGLFWCRRQRDCAATAIVYPTVLPLATCPLVDEMGQEESKRGDPRGKPLQTATTGLVRSLRPYRIGDPTRLIHWRTSARYGELRVRELEMVTGGQEIVIALDSASNWEEENFEQAVIAAASLYFYAQQQQLQVQLWTASTDLIKGDAYVVLETLAATRALEDASSVVPKSYPLIWLTQNPLSLATLSQGSRWVLWPNISSPGEQEVINWEHPGIVLQSDVSDGLRLRLLQSQLQKTLNSY from the coding sequence ATGAAAATCATCAAACCCATCACTAATTGGTTAGAAACCCGTGCCAGTGCCCCTGCTTATGGCGGTTGGGTACTAGCAGCAACGGCTATTTGTTTTTTTGGCGCAGGTATCAATACGATGGCTGGTTGGCTGTATGCCATTAGCGGCATTAGTTTTGCCCTTTTGGGTGTAGCAGCCATCTTACCGCCGCGATCGCTCACAAATCTATCCATCACCCGCCGTCCCATTCAACCTGTGTCAGCAGGCGACGATCTGACTGTAGAATTAGAAATCCGCAATCAGACACAGCAGCCTGTAAGCTTATTGCAAGTTGAGGATATACTACCCTTCGTCTTAGGAAAACCAGTACAAAAGGCAATCGAAACAATTCCTCGCCAAGGTAGTTACCGTTGGGTATATTACCACCCTACCCAGCGCCGGGGCGTTTATCGCTGGCATACAGTCGAACTAGGTTCTGGTGCGCCTTTGGGGTTGTTTTGGTGTCGCCGTCAGCGTGATTGTGCTGCTACTGCGATCGTTTATCCCACAGTGTTACCCTTGGCTACCTGCCCCCTAGTGGATGAAATGGGGCAAGAAGAGAGCAAAAGGGGCGATCCTCGTGGTAAACCTTTGCAGACAGCGACAACCGGGCTGGTGCGATCGCTCCGTCCTTACCGCATCGGAGATCCCACCCGTCTGATTCACTGGCGAACTAGTGCCCGCTATGGAGAATTAAGGGTGCGGGAGTTAGAAATGGTCACAGGTGGACAAGAAATAGTTATTGCTCTTGACAGTGCTAGCAATTGGGAAGAAGAAAACTTTGAACAAGCAGTAATTGCCGCAGCATCACTGTATTTTTATGCACAACAACAGCAATTACAGGTACAACTATGGACAGCATCAACAGATTTAATCAAAGGCGATGCCTATGTTGTTCTAGAAACCTTAGCAGCAACCAGAGCATTAGAAGATGCCAGTTCAGTAGTTCCTAAAAGCTATCCCTTGATTTGGCTGACTCAAAACCCTCTGAGTCTTGCTACTCTTTCTCAAGGCAGTCGCTGGGTTTTGTGGCCAAATATTTCTTCACCAGGAGAACAAGAGGTAATTAATTGGGAACATCCTGGTATAGTTTTACAAAGCGATGTCTCCGACGGGCTACGCCTACGCTTACTGCAATCCCAACTGCAAAAAACATTAAATTCGTATTAA
- a CDS encoding PEP-CTERM sorting domain-containing protein (PEP-CTERM proteins occur, often in large numbers, in the proteomes of bacteria that also encode an exosortase, a predicted intramembrane cysteine proteinase. The presence of a PEP-CTERM domain at a protein's C-terminus predicts cleavage within the sorting domain, followed by covalent anchoring to some some component of the (usually Gram-negative) cell surface. Many PEP-CTERM proteins exhibit an unusual sequence composition that includes large numbers of potential glycosylation sites. Expression of one such protein has been shown restore the ability of a bacterium to form floc, a type of biofilm.) yields the protein MSISKTVVVDTTQPTLVNFDYFGVDELKFTSFGGVEPDYLKEKGDGTQFALDNFTFNEKVTSVPEPTLLPALLAVGSLSVGSVLRRKQLKQS from the coding sequence ATGAGTATTTCAAAAACTGTGGTTGTAGATACAACACAGCCAACTTTAGTTAATTTTGATTATTTTGGTGTTGATGAATTAAAGTTTACGTCATTTGGTGGAGTTGAGCCAGATTATCTTAAAGAGAAGGGTGACGGCACACAGTTTGCGCTAGATAACTTTACCTTTAATGAAAAAGTTACATCTGTTCCCGAACCCACATTGCTACCAGCGTTATTAGCAGTAGGTAGTTTAAGTGTTGGTTCAGTATTAAGACGTAAACAGCTAAAGCAAAGTTAA
- a CDS encoding ferredoxin thioredoxin reductase catalytic beta subunit, whose amino-acid sequence MITSENNTKSSDKSLEAMRHFSEQYAKRTGTYFCSEPSVTAVVIEGLAKHKDDLGAPLCPCRHYEDKEAEVHATYWNCPCVPMRERKECHCMLFLTPDNEFAGEKQEISLATIKEVRDSMG is encoded by the coding sequence ATGATCACATCAGAAAATAACACAAAATCCAGCGATAAAAGCCTAGAGGCAATGCGGCATTTTTCCGAACAATACGCCAAGCGTACTGGAACATACTTTTGTTCGGAACCTTCTGTTACCGCAGTTGTCATTGAAGGATTAGCGAAACATAAAGATGATCTAGGTGCGCCTTTATGTCCCTGTCGCCATTACGAAGATAAAGAGGCTGAGGTTCACGCCACATATTGGAACTGCCCCTGTGTGCCAATGAGAGAACGTAAAGAATGCCATTGCATGTTGTTCCTCACCCCTGACAACGAGTTTGCTGGGGAAAAACAAGAAATTTCTCTCGCAACAATTAAAGAAGTACGAGACAGCATGGGATGA
- a CDS encoding DUF309 domain-containing protein: MSETIPQEFWQGVEQFNSGQFYACHDTLEALWIEASEPEKSFYQGILQISVALYHLENRNWRGAVILLGEGSNRLRRYPSSYSGVDVDELLSQSAVLLTTLQQIGPDLIASGDLGENQVLSLPRIVLSSD, from the coding sequence ATGAGCGAAACCATCCCCCAAGAGTTTTGGCAAGGCGTAGAACAGTTCAATTCTGGTCAGTTTTACGCTTGTCATGACACTTTAGAGGCTTTGTGGATTGAAGCCAGTGAACCGGAAAAAAGCTTTTATCAAGGCATTCTCCAAATTTCTGTGGCGCTATATCATTTGGAGAATCGCAACTGGCGAGGTGCAGTAATTCTATTGGGAGAAGGCAGTAATCGCCTTCGCCGTTACCCATCTAGCTACAGTGGCGTTGACGTAGATGAGCTATTGAGTCAGAGCGCAGTGTTATTAACGACATTACAACAAATAGGGCCAGACTTGATTGCATCTGGTGATTTGGGTGAAAATCAAGTCTTATCTTTGCCTAGAATTGTGCTGTCTAGTGATTAG
- a CDS encoding LptA/OstA family protein, giving the protein MMPCYQLPISQIRRFGLALMLPVALLGAFVFPTQVQTATAQTSQANRPLTIRADVQEYDAKNQVITARGNVQMLYPSRQIQATSAQAQYFSKERRIDFSGNVYILQQGGNSIRAEKVTYLIDEGRFVALPQSNRQVESIYMVQESDNDGQTATPAPKTPPLKPSN; this is encoded by the coding sequence ATGATGCCCTGTTATCAATTGCCCATATCCCAGATACGTCGCTTTGGACTAGCTTTAATGCTGCCAGTTGCACTTTTGGGCGCTTTTGTCTTCCCTACTCAAGTGCAAACCGCTACTGCACAAACATCTCAGGCAAATCGGCCTCTCACTATCCGTGCTGATGTGCAAGAATATGACGCGAAAAACCAAGTAATCACTGCTCGCGGTAATGTGCAAATGTTGTATCCGTCTCGCCAGATTCAAGCAACATCTGCCCAAGCACAGTACTTTAGTAAGGAACGCCGAATTGATTTCAGTGGGAACGTCTATATTTTGCAACAGGGCGGTAACAGTATCCGGGCGGAGAAAGTAACCTATTTAATTGACGAAGGGCGATTTGTTGCCTTACCCCAATCCAACCGTCAAGTAGAGTCGATCTACATGGTTCAGGAATCAGATAATGACGGACAAACTGCAACACCTGCCCCAAAAACACCACCTTTGAAGCCTTCTAATTAG